From Humidesulfovibrio mexicanus:
ATCGATGTGCGCATGGGTCACAAGGACGAAATCAAGGCTTGCGGGCCGGTAATTGTCCATGTTGAGGTTGCGTTTCTCGATCTCCTTGTTGCCCTGGTGCATTCCGCAGTCGATGCTGAAGCGGTGGCCGCCGGTCTCCAAAATGTAGCAGGAGCCGGTGACGGCCTGCGCGGCTCCGAGGAAATTGATCTTCATGTGCCCCCCGCGTTGGTGCATGGTTGTTCAGCTGGGCCGTGTACGCCTCTGTCCCGGCCTCTTTCGCTCGGGCCGGAATGCGTGTATTTGTTTTCATCCGGCGGATGCACATGTTAGCCGCACTCGGCTCGGCCTCGCAACCCCTATTACGCAAGCAGAGAGGAGCCATGCCCCATTCCAAGCAATATCTCATAGACGACCTGTCCATGCAGGAATCCTGGCGGCTGTTCAAGATTCTGTCGGAGATCGTCGACGGTTTCGAGACGCTGAACGACATCGGCCCCGCAGTGTCCCTGTTCGGATCCGCACGGGTAAAGCCTGGCGAACCCTGGTACGAACGCACCGTGGACCTCTCCCGTCAGCTCGTCGAGGCCGGCTTCACGGTCATCACCGGCGGCGGACCGGGGCTCATGGAGGCGGGCAACAAGGGCGCCTTCGAATCCGGCGGACGGTCTGTGGGCTTGCACATCCACTTGCCCCTTGAGCAGATGAACAACCAGTTTCTGAGCACGCGCTGCGACTTCCGCTACTTTTTCGTGCGCAAGCTCATGTTCATCAAATACGCCTTGGCTTATGTCGCCCTGCCAGGCGGCTTCGGCACCTTGGACGAGCTTTCCGAGGCCCTGGTGCTTATCCAGACCAAGCGCATCAAGGCTTTTCCCATCGTACTGCTCGGAACGGAATTCTGGGGGGGGCTGGTGGACTGGTTCCGCCACCGTCTGGTGACGGACGGCTACTGCAATGCCAAGGACCTGGATCTTTTCCTGCTTACGGATTCAAGCGAGGAAGCCGTGGCGCACATCAAGCGGCACGTGGTGCTCTAACCTCATGCCTGACGCCTCGCGGCAACGCCTGGCCTACATGTATGGCTTGGCCACTGTGCTCATTTGGAGCACCGTGGCCACGGCCTTCAAAATCGCGCTGCGCAGCCTGGAGCCCGTTCAATTGCTTCTCGTCGCGGATGCGGTCTCCATCGTCACCCTGTTCGGCCTCCTGGCCCTCACAGGGAAACTCGTGCTGCTGCGCTCGCTTTCCGCCGCCGACTTGCTGCGAAACTGCGTGCTTGGGGCGCTGAACCCATTCCTGTACTACCTTGTGCTGTTCAAGGCGTATTCGCTGCTGCCCGCGCAAGTGGCCCAGCCGCTCAACTACACCTGGGCAGTGACCCTGTCGATTTTGTCCGTGCCGCTACTTGGCCAGAAGCTGTCCCGCCGCGACTTAGCCGCCATCTGCATCAGTTATCTGGGCGTGGTCGCCCTGTCCGCCCAAGGGGAACTCGACGGGGTCGCGCTCGGCAATCCGCTGGGCATCCTGCTGGCCCTTGGCAGTACGATCATCTGGGCTCTGTATTGGATTGGCAACACCCGAAACAGCACAGACCCCATTCTGGCCCTGCTGGTGAACTTCGTCGCCGCACTGCCGCTGATCCTGGCCGCAACGCTCATCACATCCGGCCTGCCCGCCTGGGACAACCCCGGACTTGCTGCAGCAGCCTACGTGGGCGTGTTTGAAATGGGCGTCAGCTTCGTGCTGTGGCTCAAGGCCATGCGGCTGACGGACTCCACGGCACGCATCGGCAACCTGATTTTCCTGTCGCCCTTTCTGTCGCTCGCGTTCATCCACCTTATTCTGGGTGAGCGCATCCACCCCACAACCTATCTTGGCCTTGCCTTTATCCTGGCAGGGAACCTGATCGGGCGGAAAAAAACGGTGCCAGGCTAAAGGCGGCCGCGGTCGCTGACGAAATTCCCCAACACCTTCAAATGTGAGCGCTCCTCCTCGGCCAACAGCGTCAGTCTTGCGCGCAGTTCCGCGTCTGCTTCGGCCATGGAGCGGCGCATGTACAGATCAAGCGCCTGGGCCTCCACGGCCATGGCGAGTTCCATGGCCTCGGCGGAATCATCGGGGTCGCGCATGAGGCTCATATAGTCGTTGGCCGAAACGCCGCCTTCGAGCACGGTCGATGAGGCAAAGGCGCGTGCGCGGGCCTCAAAGGCGGTGACATCGGCGTCTTCTCCCTTGCTCGTCCGATAATGCGACCAGAGAAGGGATAGGACGCGGCGGTGCTTGTCCTCGAACCCAGCCAGACGCCGGAACACATCCGCACGTTCCGGATCTGCAGCTCTGCCAGCCAGTTCCAGGTACAGCGCCTCCAGCGCGAGCTCCATGGCCCAGGCGCGTTCAAGAAGCGCATCAACCGTGCGGACCGCTGCGAGGGACTGCATTCCAAGATCGGCGGGACCGCGCGCCACCCCGCCCTCCCATGCCAGGAAGCCTCCCGTAAGGCTCATGGGCTCGGCGAACCCTTGTCCTGCAAGGAGATTGGCCGCGGCGAGGCTGCGCACCCCGGAACGACAATAGACCAGAACAGGCAAACTGCGGTCCAACTCGTCAAGACGTTCGGAAAGCTCTGGAAGTGGAATGTGCCGCGCCCCCGGCAGATGCCCTTCGGCATACTCGAAGTCCTGGCGCACATCGAGAAGGGTGCGCTCGCCAAGACGCGCCGAGTCGAGAAAACTGCCTGCTTCATGCGGAGCGAGTTGACGGACTGTGGCGGTCATAGGGTGCTCCTATCCTCCCTTGCGGGCGCTGAAGGTATATCTCCCGGCCAGGCGTCCAGTGTCCGGCGGCCCATTCAAACATGGTTGCGCAATTTGAGCTCCGCCGGGTGCGGGTGAAGATGCCATTGAGCGGACAGGTAGGGTTCATGGAACTTGCGCACATAATGGTTCAAAAGGGTCACCGGGACCACAAGCGGCACAAGCTCGCGTCCGTATGCCCCGATGACCTCCAACAGCTCCTGCTTTTCATCGGGATTCAAGTGACGCTTGAAGTATCCCATGGCGTGCATGAGGACATTGACCTGTTTTTTGACCGTGGCCTTAAGGCGCAGGCTTTCCATGAGTTCAGTGAAATAGCGTTTCTCAAGCGTTTGCACGTCCATGGTAGACCCGGCGGCCACAAGCCTGCCCAGGCTCCGATACCCCTCCACGCTGTGCGCCATGACCAGCAGCTTGTGTCTGGTGTGATACTCCACAAGCCGTCCCAGGCTGAAGCCACGGGAGAGCAGTCCCTGCCAGCGGTGCATGACAAACACGCGTTCGATGAAGTTCTCGCGCAGGGCCGGGCTGTGCAGCCGACCGTCATCTTCGACCGGAAGCATCGGCATGGCATCCATGAGCCGAGCGGCAAAAAGTCCCCTGCCCTGCAGCGACGGCGCGCCCCCAGCCTCCGGGTACACTTTGACCCGGCTCATGCCGCTTGAGGGCGAGCCGAACATGAAGACAAAGCCGCACAATCCCTCGGAACGCATGGCGGCAACCCGATGTTCCGCCCATTCCGTCATCTGGGCCGTCAGGTCCTGCCCCCCCCTGACGGTCACCAGGCGCGGGGATCGCGGGTCGCCCACAAGGCGCATGGCTTCGCGCGGAACCCGCAGCCCGCATTCCACCTCCGGACACACGGGGACATACTCCACATGCGGTCCAAGCACATCGCGCAAAAAACGGTCCAGCTTATGCCCGCCGTCATAGCGCACGGGGTCGCCCAGCAGACATCGGCTGATGCCGATTCTGGGTCTGCCTTGCGCAGTGCGCCCGGATGGATTCCCCGTCATGTCCGCCTACCCGCCTGTTTACAACAACCCCGTCTCCCAGTTGAAAACACTGATGCGCGGTGCGATTTCCAAAAACTTCGGCCATGGTTCCCGCAGCATGGCGAAACGGGCGTACCCAGCCTGCTCCAGCTCCCGGCGATGAGCGGAGATATCCAACTCCCAGCCTGGATAGATCCAATGATTGCCACCATGCTTGCGCACCCAGGCCACTTCCCCGCGCGGGCTCAGCACCGGCTCCTCAAGCCGAACCTCCTCGGCCAGAATGCGGGTGATGCCCAGGGGCCAGAATCCGCCAAGGACGATGCCCATGGGCACGGGACAGGTACGCGGCAGCGAGAGCAATTCCTCGCCGGAGAGCTCCGGACTGGCGAAGCACCCTTCCACG
This genomic window contains:
- a CDS encoding YbgA family protein, which produces MTGNPSGRTAQGRPRIGISRCLLGDPVRYDGGHKLDRFLRDVLGPHVEYVPVCPEVECGLRVPREAMRLVGDPRSPRLVTVRGGQDLTAQMTEWAEHRVAAMRSEGLCGFVFMFGSPSSGMSRVKVYPEAGGAPSLQGRGLFAARLMDAMPMLPVEDDGRLHSPALRENFIERVFVMHRWQGLLSRGFSLGRLVEYHTRHKLLVMAHSVEGYRSLGRLVAAGSTMDVQTLEKRYFTELMESLRLKATVKKQVNVLMHAMGYFKRHLNPDEKQELLEVIGAYGRELVPLVVPVTLLNHYVRKFHEPYLSAQWHLHPHPAELKLRNHV
- a CDS encoding rhodanese-like domain-containing protein; amino-acid sequence: MTATVRQLAPHEAGSFLDSARLGERTLLDVRQDFEYAEGHLPGARHIPLPELSERLDELDRSLPVLVYCRSGVRSLAAANLLAGQGFAEPMSLTGGFLAWEGGVARGPADLGMQSLAAVRTVDALLERAWAMELALEALYLELAGRAADPERADVFRRLAGFEDKHRRVLSLLWSHYRTSKGEDADVTAFEARARAFASSTVLEGGVSANDYMSLMRDPDDSAEAMELAMAVEAQALDLYMRRSMAEADAELRARLTLLAEEERSHLKVLGNFVSDRGRL
- a CDS encoding LOG family protein, encoding MPHSKQYLIDDLSMQESWRLFKILSEIVDGFETLNDIGPAVSLFGSARVKPGEPWYERTVDLSRQLVEAGFTVITGGGPGLMEAGNKGAFESGGRSVGLHIHLPLEQMNNQFLSTRCDFRYFFVRKLMFIKYALAYVALPGGFGTLDELSEALVLIQTKRIKAFPIVLLGTEFWGGLVDWFRHRLVTDGYCNAKDLDLFLLTDSSEEAVAHIKRHVVL
- a CDS encoding DMT family transporter, translating into MPDASRQRLAYMYGLATVLIWSTVATAFKIALRSLEPVQLLLVADAVSIVTLFGLLALTGKLVLLRSLSAADLLRNCVLGALNPFLYYLVLFKAYSLLPAQVAQPLNYTWAVTLSILSVPLLGQKLSRRDLAAICISYLGVVALSAQGELDGVALGNPLGILLALGSTIIWALYWIGNTRNSTDPILALLVNFVAALPLILAATLITSGLPAWDNPGLAAAAYVGVFEMGVSFVLWLKAMRLTDSTARIGNLIFLSPFLSLAFIHLILGERIHPTTYLGLAFILAGNLIGRKKTVPG